CTGCCCCGTGTTGGGCAccaggggctgcccagggatcccccacccccatccccacagtgcAGGGGAGCGGGGATGGGAAGAAGAAGCCACCCTCACAGGTTTGTGATTGTCTCTTAAAAAGATTTATTCTCTCTCCTTGCCCAAATGTACAAAGGCGAGAAGAGTAcagtttgtatatatatatatttatatatatatatataaaaaacaaggAACTTGGTAATAATGTACACTTTACAGAAGGGCAGAATcaggaagactgaaaatgaaaccCAACACAGCAACTCCAATGGAAACGAGAGCTATCAACACCAACGGCTCAGCCCCACTCTGCTCCGCCTGCGGTCACTGACCCTACTGGGGCGGCCCTGGCCATGGGGTGATCCCGCAGcgccccagccctgctgcctcgTGGGGCAACCACTAGAAGAGCGACGAGCCAGCCTAGGAGGCGTCAGGGAGTGCCGTGCTGCCAGGCATCCCTCAGGCTGGGAAAGGTGGGGGAgcagggggagggaagaaaacaaaacccaaaaacaacagctttcaaACAATTGCTTTTTACAGTATGTACAGAGCATCCCGGTACAGTGGCCCTGGGGCCGGGGGTGCCCCGCGCACGCACAGCGGAGACGGCACTGCGGCCCCGGCCCGGGGGGATACAGTGGGGCCGAGGTAGCACTGGCCgggggcagcaggcagaggacCAGAAAGCCCCTGTCCTCGGGCGCAGGgagcggcagcagcagcctcgTGCCTCTGGGCAGAGCCTAAGTGTGCTTGTTCCTTGCTGAGCCCCTGCACGTGGCCCAGGGAAGCTGATGGGAGAAGGGAGGGTGCAAGGGGAGCAGCACCCCCAGGGGCGCAGCTTGGAGCCCAGGGGGAAGCCGTGGGGCCGGGCCGCCACAAGGCACTGGGGAGAGACCCCGGCAGCAGGGCGGGTGGTTGGGGTCCTGCTGCCCAGCCCGGGATGAGGGGCCGTGAGAGGCGCAGGGGGGAGCTGTGGCCGACGGAGGCACCGAGGCCGCCTGACCCCACGGCTGTGGCCGCCCCGCTGCTCACCTCGCACAGCTCCCTGAGACTGCTGTAGGGCAGGGCTCGGCCCGGCCACAGCCCCACGGGGGTGGGAGGCAGCATCAGCCCCTCCGCCCCATGCCCCGTGCTGCTCAACCCCATGGTGAGGCCACAAATTCATCCAGGGACCTCAGTGCTTCCGTTTCCTCTTCATATGCACCAGGTGGGCGATCCGCTCCCATCCTGAGTGCCGGAGCCCAGGAGAATAAATACTTCCGCAGGTGCTGGCTCGCTGCTCACCAAagggctgtggggctcagtTTGTGTCCGACGGGGGGAAGAGAACAGAGTTGGCCTCAGATGGCGGCAGAACGTCCAGCAGAACAATCAACACCATTCAACTGATGTCTACAGGAATCTCTGGCGCGTCCCCATGTGAGCCTGTCACATGcctgctgtgcagcctgctccCGGCGTCACGTCCTGCCAGAACCAAGCGGTCAGCCTGCGCCCAGGGGCTGAGCCCAGTGCCCCACGGCAGCGTTACCATCCTCACCTGCGGGGTGGCGGGTAGAGAGAGGGCGCGGAGCCCTGCTGGCTGGCCACGATGGCCGTGGAGGACAGACCTGCAGGGAAAGGGGACGTCAGCAGCCAGGCCGAGAGTGGGGTTCGCGCTGCCCAGCACTCCCTGGGGCCCGCAGGTCTCTCACCTGTTGCATAGGGCAGATTGTACTGCGCCGGCAGCAGCGAGTACCcgaggtggtggtggtggtggtgtgtggAGAGCAGGCGCTGAGATGGCGAGGTCCGGGGTCGCTCCGCACTCCTCTCCCCACTGCCAGCTCCTccaatgctgctgcagctcccactgcccccTACCACCCCGCAGCCGCTGCGGTCCCTCTCCTGAGCTGTCTTCTCACTTATCTGCgggggaaaaagcagcaggcacTGAGGGACAGGAGTACCCCAGCACACACAATTTCCCTCTACCAGGGCTGCCCTGATGGCACAGTGTCCCCCTGTCTCACTTACAGGGAGccctcagcactgagcagagcaagggaaggatggagaaaGCCACCAGCAGGTCTCggcccagcagctcctccctaCCTCAGAGCAGCCCCCCAGTTCTCCACTCAGAGAGGAGCTGCCTGGAAGCCCTACACTGCCGCAGGATGCAAACAGCCCTTGCTTCCTGCCCTTCCACCCaccagctgcagggcagagtgCCTCCCTGGAGCAGCCCTGCATGAAGGTTTGGCTCATCCACCCCAAAAATTTCTATGTTGTGGGATTATCCTACAGCCGTAGACCTCCTACAGCAGGAGCTCCTCCAGGCTGCAGGCACTTTCTGGAAGCTCCTGCGAGCTGGGCTAAGCTGCTGACTCTCACCGTGGGCGATTTGCTCTTGTAGTGGCTGGcgtgctgctgcaggatgtcCAGGGCCTTGGATTCAGAGCTGGACTTACAGCCGATGCTGGGGCTGGCACGGGACTTGTCGCTGTCATCGCTCCCGGATGCCTTACTCCCATAGGGTGAGAAGGAATAGCTGGAGGGAAGGTACGAGCCTGCAGGGGAAAGGCAGCAGTCAGGGCACAGGGAGGAGAGGTGCCGCTCTGCACCGAGCTGAGGCCACATTGCAGTGCATGTCCCAGCAGAGCGGCACTGAGAGTCCAGCCGTCACTCCCCTGTGCCCACCCGCTGGATCCTGGAGCGTGACCACCACTATCACCACAGGACTGGGCTGGGACAGGCACGGCTGCCCCTGGGATGGCCATGGCTTCCTACCTGGGTAGTTCTGCATCATGACGGTGGGCATGGCCCGGTAGCTGGGGTGGTTGGGGTCGTACGACTGGCTGTAGGAGTAGCCGTGCATGTAGGGGATGTAGGACTGGTGCTGCGTGAGGGGGGAGGACACGGGGACATGGACACTGGGCCTGGGGTCCTTCCCCACCATGCGAGCCTCCTCAGTGGGGGTCAGTTTGCACTCGGAGCTGGTGCTCTCTTTCCCGTCCTCCTTGGACACCACTTCTTTGCTTcgatttctttcttccttcaattTTCGGTCCCGCTCCTCCTTCCACCGCTCATCCTCCGTCTTGATGTCAGAGTACTTTGCTGGGTAAACATAGGTCCACATTCGGGGCTCTGCTTCCTGTGAGAAGCACACCAATGTCAGGACAGCTACCTCCCCCCAGCCCTGTCTGTCCCCACACCACTGGGGACTGGgaagagagcagcacagccatcaccCCCCCACACACTCTCCACGTTCCCCTCGCTGGTCCCCAGCCAACATGGAAAATCATGGAATCCCTTCACGATGGGAACAAGCCCTGGATCAGAGGACAACACGCGTTTTCTGCAGGGACAGCCCCGGAAAACCCATGGGGAAAGCCCACCAAGAGGCCAATGGGCTGACATTACCTGTCTGTACCAGAGCACAGGGTCCACCTCCGCTTGCCGGCCGCACTCGGAGCTACCCTTTGTCTCTGCAGACTCCTTGCCAAGGTGGCCGGCCTCGCTCAGCTTCACCTTCAGCCCCTCTGCCACCTGGCTGCCTGGCAGCTTGGACGAGTCCTCTAGCTTGGGGATGATGACGGATTTGGCCATGTCAGCACCTCCCTGATCCTTGGCCTTGCTCAGCCCCGACTTGACGAGGTCGGTGAGGCTGGGGGCCTTGGTAAGCGTTGGGGGCATGGGTGGCTTTTGCTTCCACTCCTCCTTGAGAGCTGCTTCCCTCTCCTTCATGCCGAGCTCTGCCTTCTTCTCCAgccctctctgctgctgctgctgttccaggctctgcctctgcttctgctgctcttcGTATTGCTGCCGGTAGGCAGGGTTGGTGCTCAGCAGGTGAGCATGGTAGCCCTGCTCATTGTAGCCGTAAGGTGGCACGTAGGCGTACTGGTTGTAGTAGAGGGACTGCATGTACATGTTGGGACGCTGCTGGATGACAGAGGGCTGCTGGCTggagctgcccagctctgccttcttcTCTTCGATGCCCTCGCTCTTCACCTTCACCTCTGGGTTCTCCTGCTCCTCATCCTTCTTCAGCTTCAAGGCTTGTGTCTCAGCCGCGGCCTGGCTGCTGGGGTTCAAGGGCCCCGGGCTTGCCTGAGGGTAGCCAGGGGAATAGTAGGTTTCAAAGCCTTGGTAATAGGGAGACTCCTTGCTCTGCGATTGTGGGGGGAAAAGAGCTTTTTTGGCTCCATCCTTGACAAGCTGCTCCGGATCCTTAGTCTTCACGCTCTCCAACTTGCCCTCGCCATCCTCCCCGGCATCGGAGATGTCCGAGTAGGCCGGGCTGTTGGTTTTCACTGAGCTCGCCTCTGCCCCATTCTGGGTGACGACATGCAGTGGGGTCATGGGTTGTGCGGGGTTGGCATTTTCCAGCCTGCTGGCACCACCGATGGAGGGGCTTGGGGCGTTGTCAGTGAAGCTGTAGATTTTATCTGCCTCAGCCTTGATGCTGGCAAGCCGACTCTGATGTGGGTCAGAGGAACCATTCAGCAGTCCCTCGCTTTTCGTCCCAAGATCACTCGTTTCCCCTCGGAATGggctcttcccttcctctgcccTGCACACCTTCCCAGGAGTCAGAGGGTTTTCTACCTCCTTGGGctccttcttcttcttgtccttcttcttcttctccttggaAGGGGTGAGGGCAGGGTTGACTGCGAAGGGCTCGCCCATCACTGTAGGTTTGGGCTGGATGGGTttgagctgggggctgctcgGCATGGTCTGGACCACCGTGGTGGTGAGGCCCGCGGAGGAGCCGGGGCTGGCTGCAGTGAGGGTGGCTGTCTGGAAGGTGTAAATAGGCTGTGGGGGAACAGCGGGAGCAATGGGTCTGGCAGACTTCAAGCTTTTGGAAGGCATCTTCTCCTGCTTAGCACCAGATGCCTTCTTGGACTTGTCCTTGTCCACACACCTCTTCTCCAGTGTGTCAAAGCCGTCATTGCTCGTTTCGTCAGCCACCGAGGGACCATCCTCAGAGCCATCATTGGACAGGGCACCGGGGTCAGTGTCTCCTTCCCCTGCCAGCTTCTTCTTGCAGGGGACCTTGGTGCTGAACTTGCTGGATGGGGAGGGACTGTGGGGCTCCATTAAGCGGACCTTGGGGGTGGCTGAGCGTGCGGGTGAAAGCGAGCCCTTCTGTGACACAGTGGCACCATTGCAGCTCCCGACGTCGGTGTGCAAGGAGGGCTCCTCGCCATACTCGCTGTCCACATCAGCCTCCAGCTTGCTGTCATCATCCGTGTGCGCGTGGGCCTGGTGATACTTCAGCCCATTGATGTGCTTGTACTTCTTGTTACAGTTGGGGTGGGGACAGTCGATGAGGATGGGAGAGGGGCAGTTGCGGTCGAGGACAGCTGGCTCCACCTTGACTGCGGTGGggggcacagctgcagagccCATCGAGTTCGTGCGGATGCGTTTGCTGCCCTTGGAGTCCTCCGAGCTGGAGTTGAGCTCCATGTCGGAGAGGGGTTTGCTCTTCCGCTTGGTGACGGACGAGGGACTGGCCTTCACGTCTTCCGCCGTGCCGCTGGGCGGCGTGCGGTGGTCCGAGGAGTTCTGGCTCCCACGGCGCCCTTTACTGTTGGCTCCTGCCCGGGtcttgctgctgttgctggTCCCTTTGCTGTCCGAGGTAGCGGCGGTCTCGTTCACGGGTGTGTTGCTGTTGGGACGCATGCGCTTACCTCTACCCCGGCCATTGCGCATCTCCAAGTCGCTGGTGGGAGAGTCGCAGAACCTGCAGAGAGGAGGACTGGGGGTTACTGTGGAGGACTGGGGGGGTCACTGTGTGACGGCCCTGTCGTGCTTCCATGTGCGGGTTTGAGCCCTGTGCATGGGCAAGGTGGGCTGGGAGCCCCGGTGCTGCCCAACCCAGCCCTGTGCTTACCGGGGAGGTGCCCAGTCATGCTGTGTGCAGTCCAGCAGCGTCCCCACATATGTCTTGTTCCTCCAGGTCACGTTGACCACCAACATACCTGCAAGGCAAGGGGACAGGATCACACGGGTGGGTTCACTCCCTCCTTTCCCGAGGCACTGAGCAACAGGGGAAGGGGCATTTATGTCTCATGCTCTGGGGTGGACAGAAGGCTCCCAGGGCATCTTGAGAGCCTGCAGTATGGAAAGCAACTTGCACAGAGTGAGTGTCACAAAGCCCTTGCTATGGCTGCAaaccccacatccccatggaGGGGACGTGATTGCCACTAGATGGCAAGCTGAGCCCGGCGTCCACACCATGCAGGCtcgggaggggggggagggaggtggtggtgatgggggCTGGGGCTTTCTTTGGGGAAAgcttcatctgctgctttgcttggCTCCTGTGCTTCTTTCTTGGGGTCTTCTGCAGCATCTCATTGCTGCAAGCAGGAAGGCCCAACCCGCTCCTGGCTGGAAAGCCTACCCAATGCTAGTGCCTTCTGCAAACTGCAAGAGCTTCCATAACCAAGAGACTGCTCTACATACTCTGAGGCCATTAGCAGAGTGAAACTCAAGTGGGTATTTCCTTCCAGCGATGGAGTGCTCTGATTACTGCATAACTAATCTGACCAGGAGCAGAGTCCATCGCGCTGAGTGCATTTATCTGAGCAAGGTAAAACTTGGGAGATAGAAATCTCATTTCCAAGGGCAGATGAGTGCAGCTAGATATATGGCCACACAGCCCTGGAAGATGGATGGAGCCCAGGGAGCCCACAACAGCTGTGCCTGAAGCACATTTGTAAATCTCAGGCCGCGGCCTCGCTCAGAAggtgccagcagccagctgcaggcTTTAGAAGGATAATGTCGGAAATGGAGAGACACTCACGGAGCTGTGGCCCCCAAGAgatgaaagacagagagctggcGCGGGCTGTTcctttctccctgcacagcagcaagcCCTCCGCCATGCTCCAGCCTATATTTAACCTGCTGCAACCAATCATCCCAAATCCTCTCCTAATCCGCTGCCAATAACCCAGGACAATTTAAAGCATGGGGATGGATGCTAAGCAGCTTTTTTCACCCGCTGTCCCCTGCGGGTGCTCTGGGACGTGAGGGCGGGCAGCGATGCCCTGTGCTCAGCATTGGAGGGCAATGTGTCACCAGTGTCCAAGCAGTCCCTTAGCCTCTGTCCCTGTCTGGAAAAGCCCTTGGAGGCAATGAGCTCTGCGCCAGGCAGCCGAGCATGGTGCTTTCTGTGCTCCCTgggagggctggagctgcagcactaTGCAGCCAACCCCACCTGCTTTCATGGGGAAGTACCACATGCTGATGTTGCTGCATCAGGGCACAGAGAGGAGGATGAATGGAGGGTGATGCTGCCAGGCTGCTCCTGAGGAAGACAGCAGTGGTTTGGATGCAAGGTGCTGCAAGGAGAGGAAACCCTGCAAGAGTGCATGCAGACAAAGAGGTGAGCGTGGTGGGGCAGACCACTCTGCTGGCCAAGCCCCCTTTTTGGGGCAGTTGGGCTGTCTTCCTCCAGAAATCAGTATGAGGAGACAGGAGCTGGGCACCGCAATGGGGTATCTGTCTGCTGGGACAGATCCAGGCTGAAGCTTTGCGTGCGAGGAAGGTTTAATTTCCAGTGCAGCCAGCCCATTAACTCCCTAATTAGAGCAGTGCTCagctcctggccctgctggctCTCCCATAAGGGCTCAGACGGCTTCAACTCCTTCTGCCTCTGATGTTCAAGGGCTGAACAAGCGGCTTCGTGGCAagcagagcatccccagccccacagagatGCTGCCATCTACACATTGCCACGCTAGACAGAACAGCTGAGGAGAGCCCTGCTACTTTGCTGTTAATCTGCGGGTGCAGGAGCACTCTGCAAGGCAACGGGATGATATCCAGTCACATTCCCACCAAGAACAGTCTGCCACAAACCATGGAATGGGATTTGTCCGCTAAATGCATCCTcctggagaagggaggaagaggaacTGACACCAAGTGTGCTCCCACAAAGCACGGCACAGCAGACTGCAGTTCAAGAGCCTCCCTGTATACAAGCCCTCTAATCCAGGCATGGTGGCTAGGGCGGGAGCCCAGCTGCTATCACCTAGGGCAGCGATATTTGCGCCTCAGGCAGTTCAACACCAGCAACAGTCCTGTCTGGAGCAGAATATTGCTCACCTGTTGATAAAACAGCCTTCATACAAAGCTGACAGATGCTGAAATAAACAGTGCTTTGAGAGTGATAAGCAGTGCATTAGCTCTGCTCGAGCTCCCTGCCTCCCTGTACTGTCAAGCATCCTGCCAGCCAATATTAGATCCAAAGCAGCCGCGCTGCGGGAAGTACCAGGAAATTATGCATGATAAAGCCCCTCTCCTCTACGCCAGCGCGTGAGCAGCTGCCttgctcccagggctgctgcttccccagctGGGATGCATCAGGACAGCAGCACCCAAGAGAGGATGTCCCTTGCCTGGTGGTTTCCACTGTGCCGTGCCATACTGCTCGATGCTCCAAGGCTCTGAATCCCAAACACTGGCTTGTTGGGGTTGCAAACAGCACCATTATGTGGTTCAGGTCCAGTCACTGCTCTGGGTGAGAGCAGCAAGGACGTGCCACCCCACTGGTGACACCGGCAAGCAGGATGGAGGAGAGCTGGGAGCTAATGAGGCTGCAAGCGGAGTGATGCTCTCCTGTATAATCAGATCAGTTAATAGTTCCTGCAGATCGAAATCACACCTAACAGAATTAGGGAAACTGCCAAGGCAGCTGCTCCCGAGAAAGACATTTAACAAAGCACGTTCCCTGCACAAGATGGGCTCAGTGAAGATAAGTGGAGGTGTCACCATTGTGGCGGTGGgacagcacagagaagtggtggctgctgctggggacagaGGAGGAAGCTGGGTGTGACAGTGGGATGTGCCAGCCAAGGCAGGAGAATGCCATGAGACTGGTGGGAGCACCACTGCAGTTGGGATGGCTCCACTTGTCCTTCTTCTCAGGGCGCAGGATCACTGGTGGGCACTGGCTTTATGATGCCTTCACCCCAATTTCCCGGCCATGAGGACAACCCTAAGAGCATTTTCAACAAAAAGGGAGCCACGCTGCCTTTCCCTGTGTAACCAAGCCCTTCCAAGCAAGGCTTCACATCCTCAGCTGCAAGGCAAGGCCACTGGAAGGGGATGAATCCAAATCTTCCCCCTGCTCCGGGGCTGCCGGGGATGGACTTCAGCCATGCTCCAGCATGGCCCCCAAGCCAGCACCACCCATGGGAGCGAGATGCCAGGCAGGGCACCAGTGAGCTGCCTACACCCCGAGCCTCCAggtgcacagagctgagcaggcGGTGCACTGCTGCTACGGGGGCCAACAGATGTGGCAAACTGGAAGCAACCGGAGAAAATGGTGAGATTTGTATTTTGCGTGACAGGAGCGCAGGGCTTGCTGCAAAAGCCATCGCTCCTGACAGCAGGAGCcaagcagcaagcagcagaggCAGGCAGAGAAGGATCTTTGCACAAGTTCATTGAATTACTGCCGACTAAAAATAGGCAGCCGCAGGAACGGCAGCGCACCTCTGAGGCAGGGGCTGGAGACAGAACTGCACATTGAGGGGTGATGCAGACGGACAGGCAGACAGGTTGTGGAACTTGGCTGGAGCAaggtgggaaagcagcagcagggctgcttccTTGGAGGACTGGAGCCCCATGCGGCCATCAGCACTCGCCCATCCTGTGAGTGAGAAGAGCTCACTGCTTGTGCTTTGACCCCCCCTGGCTAAGCAAGGGGTCTGTCGGCTCCTCTGCCTCCCGTCATGTTGGGGtgtttgtttctccttgcaCATGCAGCAGCATGCACCTTTCTCATTCCCATCCTCCAAATTATTAATGGAAGGTCCATTTCTCATCGCCACCACCCCTGGGGGTTTGACAGAAACCCCGCGCCCCTGGAGTATCACAGACTGCAGCCTGGGGCCAATGGAGTAATTCAGTACCCAACCCTGGTGGTGCTGCCGCCATGCACTGTTCTCCCTGCGAGCTTTCCCATGCAGCCCTGGGgcaagaagagcagcagctgcatcccAAGCATTGCCACACACGGCTGTGTCCCTACCAGCCAAGACAAGGGTCCCCTGGGCCTGATTTTACAGCACATGACATCCTCCTGCCTCGGGAGCGGCAGAAAGCACATGCGCTGCTCCCTGCTGGCTCCATTCAGATGGATTTT
The window above is part of the Coturnix japonica isolate 7356 chromosome 10, Coturnix japonica 2.1, whole genome shotgun sequence genome. Proteins encoded here:
- the ZNF609 gene encoding zinc finger protein 609 isoform X1, translating into MSLSSGASGGKGIDANPVETYDSGDEWDIGVGNLIIDLDADLEKDQQKLEMSGSKEVGLPAPNAVATLPDNIKFVSPVPGPQGKEGKSKSKRSKSGKDSGKPAPGSSMFTAGEGAGGKKEAQGRSGDGVSSGGLGPAVTPKGSEKSAKASRSVAGSKKDKEGGSSKSKKERSEGAGALMEKEPGVLQPLALAVRVGQYDGGQGSEPAAATEQLGSIAIDTGAALNPLGVKSELEDGEGECRQLKKVKSEKMESPVSTPAVLPLHLLVPVVNNDISSPCEQIMVRTRSVGVNTCDVALATEPECLGPCEPGTSVNLEGIVWQETEDGMLVVNVTWRNKTYVGTLLDCTQHDWAPPRFCDSPTSDLEMRNGRGRGKRMRPNSNTPVNETAATSDSKGTSNSSKTRAGANSKGRRGSQNSSDHRTPPSGTAEDVKASPSSVTKRKSKPLSDMELNSSSEDSKGSKRIRTNSMGSAAVPPTAVKVEPAVLDRNCPSPILIDCPHPNCNKKYKHINGLKYHQAHAHTDDDSKLEADVDSEYGEEPSLHTDVGSCNGATVSQKGSLSPARSATPKVRLMEPHSPSPSSKFSTKVPCKKKLAGEGDTDPGALSNDGSEDGPSVADETSNDGFDTLEKRCVDKDKSKKASGAKQEKMPSKSLKSARPIAPAVPPQPIYTFQTATLTAASPGSSAGLTTTVVQTMPSSPQLKPIQPKPTVMGEPFAVNPALTPSKEKKKKDKKKKEPKEVENPLTPGKVCRAEEGKSPFRGETSDLGTKSEGLLNGSSDPHQSRLASIKAEADKIYSFTDNAPSPSIGGASRLENANPAQPMTPLHVVTQNGAEASSVKTNSPAYSDISDAGEDGEGKLESVKTKDPEQLVKDGAKKALFPPQSQSKESPYYQGFETYYSPGYPQASPGPLNPSSQAAAETQALKLKKDEEQENPEVKVKSEGIEEKKAELGSSSQQPSVIQQRPNMYMQSLYYNQYAYVPPYGYNEQGYHAHLLSTNPAYRQQYEEQQKQRQSLEQQQQQRGLEKKAELGMKEREAALKEEWKQKPPMPPTLTKAPSLTDLVKSGLSKAKDQGGADMAKSVIIPKLEDSSKLPGSQVAEGLKVKLSEAGHLGKESAETKGSSECGRQAEVDPVLWYRQEAEPRMWTYVYPAKYSDIKTEDERWKEERDRKLKEERNRSKEVVSKEDGKESTSSECKLTPTEEARMVGKDPRPSVHVPVSSPLTQHQSYIPYMHGYSYSQSYDPNHPSYRAMPTVMMQNYPGSYLPSSYSFSPYGSKASGSDDSDKSRASPSIGCKSSSESKALDILQQHASHYKSKSPTISEKTAQERDRSGCGVVGGSGSCSSIGGAGSGERSAERPRTSPSQRLLSTHHHHHHLGYSLLPAQYNLPYATGLSSTAIVASQQGSAPSLYPPPRRT
- the ZNF609 gene encoding zinc finger protein 609 isoform X2, which codes for MSLSSGASGGKGIDANPVETYDSGDEWDIGVGNLIIDLDADLEKDQQKLEMSGSKEVGLPAPNAVATLPDNIKFVSPVPGPQGKEGKSKSKRSKSGKDSGKPAPGSSMFTAGEGAGGKKEAQGRSGDGVSSGGLGPAVTPKGSEKSAKASRSVAGSKKDKEGGSSKSKKERSEGAGALMEKEPGVLQPLALAVRVGQYDGGQGSEPAAATEQLGSIAIDTGAALNPLGVKSELEDGEGECRQLKKVKSEKMESPVSTPAVLPLHLLVPVVNNDISSPCEQIMVRTRSVGVNTCDVALATEPECLGPCEPGTSVNLEGIVWQETEDGMLVVNVTWRNKTYVGTLLDCTQHDWAPPRFCDSPTSDLEMRNGRGRGKRMRPNSNTPVNETAATSDSKGTSNSSKTRAGANSKGRRGSQNSSDHRTPPSGTAEDVKASPSSVTKRKSKPLSDMELNSSSEDSKGSKRIRTNSMGSAAVPPTAVKVEPAVLDRNCPSPILIDCPHPNCNKKYKHINGLKYHQAHAHTDDDSKLEADVDSEYGEEPSLHTDVGSCNGATVSQKGSLSPARSATPKVRLMEPHSPSPSSKFSTKVPCKKKLAGEGDTDPGALSNDGSEDGPSVADETSNDGFDTLEKRCVDKDKSKKASGAKQEKMPSKSLKSARPIAPAVPPQPIYTFQTATLTAASPGSSAGLTTTVVQTMPSSPQLKPIQPKPTVMGEPFAVNPALTPSKEKKKKDKKKKEPKEVENPLTPGKVCRAEEGKSPFRGETSDLGTKSEGLLNGSSDPHQSRLASIKAEADKIYSFTDNAPSPSIGGASRLENANPAQPMTPLHVVTQNGAEASSVKTNSPAYSDISDAGEDGEGKLESVKTKDPEQLVKDGAKKALFPPQSQSKESPYYQGFETYYSPGYPQASPGPLNPSSQAAAETQALKLKKDEEQENPEVKVKSEGIEEKKAELGSSSQQPSVIQQRPNMYMQSLYYNQYAYVPPYGYNEQGYHAHLLSTNPAYRQQYEEQQKQRQSLEQQQQQRGLEKKAELGMKEREAALKEEWKQKPPMPPTLTKAPSLTDLVKSGLSKAKDQGGADMAKSVIIPKLEDSSKLPGSQVAEGLKVKLSEAGHLGKESAETKGSSECGRQAEVDPVLWYRQEAEPRMWTYVYPAKYSDIKTEDERWKEERDRKLKEERNRSKEVVSKEDGKESTSSECKLTPTEEARMVGKDPRPSVHVPVSSPLTQHQSYIPYMHGYSYSQSYDPNHPSYRAMPTVMMQNYPGSYLPSSYSFSPYGSKASGSDDSDKSRASPSIGCKSSSESKALDILQQHASHYKSKSPTISEKTAQERDRSGCGVVGGSGSCSSIGGAGSGERSAERPRTSPSQRLLSTHHHHHHLGYSLLPAQYNLPYATGLSSTAIVASQQGSAPSLYPPPRR